DNA from Mycobacterium bourgelatii:
TCAACGGGCTGGTGGAGCGTGAACTCGCCCTCACCTATGACGAGTTGACCTCACGGTTTAGGCCGCACACGTTGATCGCCACGTTGCAGTGCGCGGGCAACCGACGAGCAGGGTTCAACGAGATCGAGGAGATCGAGGGTGAGGATCCGTGGCGTGGCGGAGCCACCTCGACAGCGAAGTGGCGCGGGGCGCGGCTGGCGGACGTGTTGGCCGCTGCGGGCGTTACCGACCCCGACGGCCGGCACGTCGCGTTCACGGCCCCCGACGTCTCGGAGCTCGCGTCGCCGCCGCAGGAGTACGGCAGTTCGATCCCGTTGTCGAAGGCGCTGTCGCCCGAGGTGCTGTTGGCGTGGGAGATGAACGGCGAACCGCTGCCCGAGGTCCACGGCGGGCCGGTGCGGGTTGTCGTCCCCGGCTACATCGGTGCCCGCAGCGTCAAATGGGTCACGGGCATCACCGTGCAGGACAAGCCGTCGGACAACTACTTTCAGGCCCACGCGTATCACGTGCTGCCCGCTGACGCCGATCCGGAGACCACCGACCCGTCGGCCGGTATCTCGTTGTCGTCGATCGCGCTGAACTCCGAGATTCTGGTGCCCGAAGACGGTACTTCCGTTTCCGCGGGACGTCAGACGGTGCGCGGCTATGCATTTGCCGGTGATGGCCGTTTCATCGAGCGTGTCGACGTCTCGCTCGACGCCGGCCGGAGCTGGCGACAGGCGGAACTGCAGCCACAGCGCAGCCCGTGGTCGTGGCGAATGTGGTCCTGCGTGGCCGATTTGGCGCCCGGTGAGGTGGAGATCGTCGCACGCGCCTGGGACAGCAGCGGCACGATGCAGCCCGAATCGGCTGCGAAACTGTGGAATCCGAAGGGGTACGCCAACAATGCCTGGCCGAGAGCGCGGGTGACGGTGTGCGAGTAGAAATCATCGAAACGTCCAGCCTTGGCGACCGCAGCTACTTGGTGGCCGACAACGACGCCGTCGTCGTCATCGACCCGCAGCGCGACATCGACCGCGTCACCGGACTGCTCGGTGACCGCACCGAACGCATCACCCACGTGCTCGAAACCCATCTGCACAACGACTATGTGACGGGTGGGCTCGAGCTGTCCCGGCTCACCGGCGCGGAATACGTCATCCCGCAAGGCGATGACGTCGGCTACCCCGCCCGCCGCGTCACCGACGGCGACGTCATCAACGCCGGCGGTTTCAGTCTGCGTGTCGTCCATACACCTGGCCACACCCGCGAACACGTCAGCTACGTGCTCAACGACGCCTCTGGCCAGGCGGTGGGCGTGTTCACCGGCGGTTCAATGCTTTACGACACGACGGGACGTACCGACCTGCTCGGGGACGAACACGCTCACGATCTCTCCGTCGAGCAATACCGCTCGGTGCGGCGGCTGGCGCAGGAACTGCCACCGCACGCCGAGGTGTATCCCACCCACGGCTTCGGTAGCTTCTGCTCCGCCTCTGCGGCCGGCAAAGAGGCCTCGACCATCGGTGAGCAACGCGAATCCAATCCCGCCCTGACGCAGGACATTCAGACCTTTGTCGAAGACTTGTTGGCGAACCTGTCTGAGTACCCGGCCTATTACGAGCACATGGGCGTGATCAACCGCGAAGGACCTGCCCCTGTCGACCTGTCGGCGCCGACGCCGGTCGACCCGTCCGAGCTGCGACGGCGTATCGAAGCGGGAGAATGGGTGGTCGACCTTCGCTCCCGGACCGCCTTTGCCGCTGCGCATCTGGGCGGGTCCTATGGTTTCGAGCTGTCCGACTCCTTCGTGACGTATCTCGGCTGGTTGTACGCGTGGGGCGAGCCGTTGACGCTGATCGGCGATGATGGCGAGCAAATCGATTCCGCTCGACGGGAACTCGTGCGGATCGGCGTCGACGAGATACGCGGTGCCGCTACCGGTGACATTGCGCAACTCGCGGGTGACGCGCCGTTGCGTTCCTACCGGGTCGCCGATTTCGCCGCGCTCGTCGAGGAGATCCGCCGCGACGACGTAGCCGTGCTCGACGTGCGTCGCGACGACGAATTTCAGGACGGGCACGTGCTGAAGGCGATCAACATCCCGATTCACGAACTGACGCGCCGCTGGGATGAGCTACCCGACGACGCGGAGATCTGGGTGCATTGCGCCAGCGGCTACCGAGCGTCGGTCGCGACGTCGATCCTGGAC
Protein-coding regions in this window:
- a CDS encoding sulfite oxidase is translated as MVVHETTPFNAEPPLAVLARAEITPVGDFYSRNHGPVPKIQPTDWQLSVNGLVERELALTYDELTSRFRPHTLIATLQCAGNRRAGFNEIEEIEGEDPWRGGATSTAKWRGARLADVLAAAGVTDPDGRHVAFTAPDVSELASPPQEYGSSIPLSKALSPEVLLAWEMNGEPLPEVHGGPVRVVVPGYIGARSVKWVTGITVQDKPSDNYFQAHAYHVLPADADPETTDPSAGISLSSIALNSEILVPEDGTSVSAGRQTVRGYAFAGDGRFIERVDVSLDAGRSWRQAELQPQRSPWSWRMWSCVADLAPGEVEIVARAWDSSGTMQPESAAKLWNPKGYANNAWPRARVTVCE
- a CDS encoding MBL fold metallo-hydrolase, producing the protein MRVEIIETSSLGDRSYLVADNDAVVVIDPQRDIDRVTGLLGDRTERITHVLETHLHNDYVTGGLELSRLTGAEYVIPQGDDVGYPARRVTDGDVINAGGFSLRVVHTPGHTREHVSYVLNDASGQAVGVFTGGSMLYDTTGRTDLLGDEHAHDLSVEQYRSVRRLAQELPPHAEVYPTHGFGSFCSASAAGKEASTIGEQRESNPALTQDIQTFVEDLLANLSEYPAYYEHMGVINREGPAPVDLSAPTPVDPSELRRRIEAGEWVVDLRSRTAFAAAHLGGSYGFELSDSFVTYLGWLYAWGEPLTLIGDDGEQIDSARRELVRIGVDEIRGAATGDIAQLAGDAPLRSYRVADFAALVEEIRRDDVAVLDVRRDDEFQDGHVLKAINIPIHELTRRWDELPDDAEIWVHCASGYRASVATSILDKHGRNVVLIDDKYDAAEQLGLTDAGR